DNA from uncultured Fusobacterium sp.:
CTTCTATACTTTGTTTTTCAACTGGTCTATTACACACAGGACAATGTGCAGTTCCAATATGTGCAAAAAGTAATCTCATATAATCATATACTTCTGTTATTGTTCCTACTGTTGAACGTGGATTTCTGTTAGTTGTTTTCTGTTCAATAGAAATTGCAGGAGCTAATCCCTCAATACTATCCACATCTGGTTTTGTCATCTGCCCTATAAATTGTCTAGCATAAGCAGATAAACTCTCTACATATCTTCTTTGTCCTTCTGAATAAATAGTATCAAAAGCTAAAGAAGATTTCCCACTTCCACTTACTCCTGTTATAACTACAAATTTATTTTTAGGTATCTCTATATCTATATTTTTTAAATTATGCTCTCTAGCACCTTTTATAACTATTTTATCTAACATAAAATTTTACACCTCTCTATCTATAAATATTTATTTTTCATTTTATATTATACACTATTTTTATCAATTTTACTTATACTTTCTCTTATTTTTTTTATATTAATTTATAATAAGAAATTTATATTCTAAATATTACTTTAAAGTTTTTGAACAAATATATTTTTTATTTATATGATTAAATAAGCTAAAAAAAAAGGAAGCATTTATTAATAATAAATTTTGAATAGAATAATTTATAGATTGGATTTTAATATTTATAAAAGATTATTTTAAGTATATTTAAAAAGATATTAATTAGAATTTCTAAATTCTTTTATATAATAGGAAAAATAAAATTATAATAAAAAAGAAGATAATATCATTTTCTCTTAGTTTTGAAAATGAATATCTTCTTTTTATTGAATATTAATAATCAAATTGTCTATAATAACGTCTAATGTCTAAACTATGCTTTGTATTATCCTCAAAGTGGAAAGCTAAACGATCTACTAATACAGTAGAAGCAATAGTAGGCGCTATTATCCAACGATATTTTTCATCTATTCCATCAAGAGTGAAATTCATAGTATCTATCACTGTTAGTTTTTTAGTATGTTCTTTTAGGAATCTCTCTGCTCTATCATCTAATGCTCTACATTTTCCAGCTCCTTTTATTAGGAAAACACATACATCATCTTCAACTAACTCTAAAGTTCCATGGAAAAACTCTGAACTTGTTACAGATTTAGTTCTTAGCCATTGCATCTCTTCTAATAAACACATTGAGAATAAGTAAGTTTCTCCCCAAGTTTCTCCATCTCCTATCCATATCATATATGGTTCTTTATAATAATTTTTAGCTGCTTCTTTAGCTATTGGATCAAATTTATACTTAGCTTCTAATAAATTTTCTGGTAACTTCATTAACTGTTCAGCAAACTCATCATATTCAACAAAATCTCCACTATTTTTTAGAAGTCTTAAGAAGAACCAATAAAGTAGCATATACTCATATTCAACTCCATTTTCATGTCTCATAGGAATTACATATTTAGAAGCTTGAGCTAGTGGAGAATCAGGATTTTTAGTACAACATACTACATCCATTCCATTCTCTTTGCACCATTTAGCAATCGCTACTGTTTCTTTTGTATCCCCAGATTTTGAAAGAGTAATAATTACAGAGTCCTTCCCTAAAGATTTGTGTCCTCTTACCATTAATTCAGCTGCTTGTTCTACAAATACAGGTATTTCAGTTAGTTGTTTTGCTATCTCTCCCATAGCTAACATTGGGGCTAAACTTCCTCCTACTGCTGTAAAGAAAATATTTTTGTATCCTTTTTTAGAAATCTCATCAGCAGCTTTTTCAGCTATTGGACGAGCCTCTCTAATTAACTCTGCGCTTCTTCTGTACTCTTGTTCATTGAATTTTAACATTTCTGAATATTTAGACATTTTACTCCTCCTATATAATTATGTTATAAATTTTAAATTTTACTTTTTAATACATTATCAAAATCATCAAAAATTCTAATCTCTAAATTTACTCCTTTAAGATAAGCAATTCTATAACTTAACAATTGAATTGGAATTACCATTAAAAGAATTAACAAATCTTCATCTACTTTTTCTATATCAAAGTTTAAATCTTTTTCTTTATCTTTACCAAAACCAATTATTGATGAGAAACCTACATAATCTTGCATGTAATTTTTTAGACTATTCAATCTTTCAGATAAAAAACCTTCACAATCTAAATAAAATAAACAATGCTTTTTATTAGCTTCTAAATATGGTCCATGCATATAAGCTTCTAGTTCAAATCCTTGAGATGGGTATCTTACAGTTTCAGTAAATTTAGTTTCAAACTCTTTGGATATACCAATACAAGCTCCATAGCCAATACAAATAAATCTTTCACAATCTTTGAAATATTTTTGATTTCTTTCAAAATATTTTTCTGTTTTAGAGATGACTGTAGGAACTAGCTCTATCATCTTATTTAAAGTTGAAAGTTTTTTATTAAACTCATCTAAAGAAATATTTCCTTTCTCTTTTCCAATATATAGAGAGAATAATATCATATTTAAAAGTGTAGCACTAAATCCCTTTGTTACAAATCCTACATTTTCTATTCCCATATTTAAATCTAACACATAATCTGTATATTGAGTGATTGGACTTGTAGGATTAGATGTTAGTACAACAGTTTTTGAATTTGTATTTTTTTGTACATACTCCATAGCTTTTATAGTAGAAGCACTTTTTCCACTTTGAGATATTCCAACTATTAAATCAATATTCCCATCAACTTTTTCATAGTTATAATAGTTAAAAGGCTCCTCTATATGTACTACTGTATCTAAACTTTTTTCTAAAAAATATTTTATTGATAGAGCAGAGTTCATTGATGAACCTGTAGCTAATATTAAAATATTTTTTATCTTTTCTTGAGATATAGCAAAGATTAAATCTCTATTTTTTTCTTCAAATTCTATTAAAATTTTACTCAATACATCTTTTTCTTGATGTATATTAGTCAACATTGTTTCTTTCATGTTTTACCTCACTAAAAAATTCCTATAAAAGAACCTAAAATTCCCACTACTGCCATTCCTAATAAAATAGTTAATGGTTTTACATTTTTCCCTAATAGATAGTAAACTATTCCAAAACTTGTTAGTGGTAATATTCCTGGCATAATATCATTTAATATATTTTGAACTACAACAGCTCCCTCTCCCTCACCAAATGTTAAAGGAATATTTATACTAATCATTCTTGATGTCATAGCTCCTATAACAATAAGTCCTAAGATTGAAGCCCCATAAGTAACTTTTTTCATAGTCCCTGTTTTCTCTAATCTACTTAAAAATTCAGTTCCTAATTTATATCCCATCTTAGTAAAGATATAACGGATGAATAGATGAGGAATATTAAATACTAATAAGAAGATAATCGGTCCTAAAATATTTCCTTGTAATGATAGAGAAGTTCCAATTCCTGTAGCAATAAGTCTTAATGTTCCCCAGAAAAATGAATCTCCAATTCCAGAAAGTGGTCCCATTAAAGCAGTTTTGATATTGTTAATTGAGTTTTCATCAAAATCATCTGACTCAGCATTTTCCTTTTCCATAGCTATAGAAATTCCTAACATCAAAGTTACAATGTGAGGTGTCATATTAAAAAACTCTAAATGTCTTTTTAAAGCTTTGATAAATTTTTCTTTATTATCTCCATAAAGTTTTTTTAATACAGGAATAAGAGCATAAGTATATGCTAAACTCATCTGTCTTTCATAGTTCCAAGAGAACTCCATACTAAAAGATCTCCAGAAAGCTTTATTTAAATCTTTATCAGTTATTTTATTATTAGAAGTCTTCATCTTCTAAGTCACCTCCTTGAGTACTAGCCACAGCTTCACGAACATTCATCCCGTTAGATGAAAGATTTACTAAAATTACAGCTAAGATAGCTCCAAATATAGCTATTCCTGTTAATGGTATTCCTGTATATGCTGCTACAAAGAAACCTAAAAGTAGATAAACAACTAACTCTTTATTTAAAAGAAGTCTGGCTAACATAGCAAATCCAAGAGCTGGAATTATTCCTGTTGCTACCTCTAAACCTTTTTGTACAAAAGAAGGTATCATTTTTAAAAGATTTCCAACTGTATCTCCTCCAAGATAAAAACCTATAAATGTTATTATTCCTAACATAGCAGATAATCCAAATCCAGCTAAAAGATGCATTCTTTCAATTCCTTTATAATCTCCTTTATCGGCATAATCATCAGCTTTATGAAGTAGCATTGGAATAATAATTCCATTATATAGGTTTTTCATTACTAAACTAAAAGTAGCAATTGGTAAAGCTAATAATAAAACTGTTTCTACTCCAGATTTAGATGCAATTGAAAAAGCTATTGCTAATATCCCTCCAGTTACAACATCTGGTGGTAGAGAACCTCCAACTGAAAATGAACCAATAAAAGCTAACTCCAAAGTAGCTCCCATAATAACTCCAGCTTTTATATCTCCCATAACTATACCTGTTAAAAGTCCTGTTACTATTGGTCTACATATTAGACTTGTTCCCAAAGCATATTCACACTGAGCTATAAAAGCAATAATTCCAAGCAAAACTGCTGTTATCATTTTTTATCCTCCTTTTATATTATTAAAATATTATTTTATTATCTGTTGGCACTTGACGAATTTCAATTTCTACTCCACTTGATTTTAATTCATTTAACATATTCTCATCTTCTGGAAAAATATTTACAGCTTTTGAGATATTTTTAGTTCCCTCTTGAGCTTTAGTTCCTCCTAGATTAATTTGTTTAATCTCTTTAATCTCTTTTGCCATTGTATAAGCATCTTTTACAGATTCTACAACAATGAATAACTTATATTTGTCAGTTACTCCAGATTTAATTGCCTCTATTGAGTCAACTATATTTTTTATAACCAACTTTACTCCTTGAGGTTTAGCTAATTTCATAGTAGTTTTTCTTAGTTCATCATTTACAACATTATCATTAGCTATTAATATACAGTCAGCTCCTATATTATTTGTCCAAGAGAAAGCTACCTGTCCATGTAATAATCTGTGGTCAACTCTAGTTAATAATATCATTTTTATCTCCTCCTATTAAAACTCATCATCTTCAATAGCTGTTTCTATTTCTAAGTTACAGTATTTTATTTCGCTGATTATCTCTTTCAAAGAGCTCAATATTAATTCTTTTGCTGAAGTATAACTATCTTGTTCATTTAAAATCTCTATCATTAATGGAAGATTTAATCCAGAAATAACATGTAGACTTTTACACTTTCCTACCTTTTGTAAAAATCCATTATTTACACTTCCACCTGCTACATCTGTTATAACTATAATCTCTTCGTTGCTATATTTACTTAAAATTTTATCTATCTCACTTTCAAGATTAAAATTAGTTTCTGTATAACAACTAAGTGCTTCTAAGTTTTCAAATTTTCCTAGTACTAACTCAATAGATTCTTTTATTCCTTTAGCAAAGTTTCCATGAGTTGCCATTATAAACCTCATTTTTTAGACCTCCTATAATATTATGAAATATTTTCAACTCTTATTGAACATTTTATTTGATTAAAGATTATCATAATTTCACTAACGTGTCAAACTTTCTAATTTTATCGTCTATTTTTTCTTCCCTTTTTTTTAAAATTATAATATAATAGGGATATCTAAAATTAACTACGACAAAAAAATATATCTAAAGTCGTTTATTTTAAATGCGAGGTTTTTAATTTATGGAAAAAAATTTTGGAAAAAATAATCTAAATTTAAAATTTGAAGTAAGTTACTATAAAAAATTTTCTAAAAATGATCATCTATTTAAGCAATTTCTTATGAAAACTGCTCTTCTTTTACAAAAAAATACTTTTACTATACATCAGGCTGATATTGAAGAGATTTTAACTTTAGCTCATGGAGAGAATTTTTTAGATTTCTTAAATAAATTTTTTATGAAAAAAATTTATTTAAAGTATGATATTTTATCTGAGGAAAATTATTCATTATTGGGTATTGCTCCAATTCTTTGTTTTTCAAAATTAGAAAATACATATACTATAACTTTAACAGATACATTTTTTAATATTATTCTAGAAAAAGATACCCATTTAAAAAAGTTAAATTTAAAAACTTTACTTAGTTTTTCAAGTAGTCCAATTCAGCAGTTATATCTCCTACTTAAAGCAAATAAAAACTTAGTTCTCTCTTTACAAGAATTAAAAGAAATCTTTGGTATAGAAAATAGTTATGAGAGATTTTATGATTTAGAAAAGAAAATTATATTACCTACAATATTAGAAATAGAAAATACAACATCTTTAAAGATTATTTATAAAAAGATTAAAAAAAGTGATTCAAAAAATAGTAAAATAGAAAAAATAAAACTTTCAATAATAGATACAAGAATATCAGAAGTATTATTAAAAAAGATAACAAAGCACTCTAATAATCTACCTTTAATGAAAAAATTATTTTATAAATATGCCAATATTTATCCACTTGAATACCTTACAAAAAATATAGAATATACATTATCGCATTACAAAGAGGAATTTGATTCTAATTTAATAAAAGCTATTAAATATAACTATGTTGAAAATAGATTTAAAAACAGAATAAAAGAGTATATTAAAATTTATAAGTTAGTTTCTAATATTAATAAAAAATATAATTCTATTGAAGAATTTAGAGATGAATTATTTAATGAAATTAGAGAAAATAAGATAATAAAGTTACAATTAGGATTAAATTTATTAAAATTTAGCTATAGTAATTCTCCAAGTATTTTAAATAATAAGCTTTATTCAGCTTTTTATACAGAATTTAATCAAAATAATTATTGTTTTTATGAAGATGACCAATGGATAATTTGTGGAGAGTATAACGGAAATAATATTTCAAGCAAAATTGTTATTTTTCAAAAAAATTTATAACTTTTCTTTTAATTAGTAGTATAATAATTGTATCAAATCAAAAAAGGTGGGATATTATGTTATTAATAAAACTAAAAGAAGAAGAAATGATTATAGCTGAAGCACAAGCAGCACATATTATACCAGTTTTAATGATACCAAAGCCACATCCAGGAATACTCTATATTACAAATAAAAGAGTTTCATTTGTTCCTACTCAAGGAAGTCTACATTCAGAATTTGAATACTCACTAGAAGAAATAGAATCTTTTTCAGTAGGTATGTTGAATACAATAACTCTTAATACCAAAAACGGAAAGAGTTATAAATTGACAGGAATGTTTAATAAAAAATTAATTGAAGGGTTCACAAAAATTGGAATACAAAAAATTTAAAAAAGGACTGTTGCAAATTCTTAAATTGCAACAGCCTTTCTTTTAATTTTATCTTTATTCTATTTTCCA
Protein-coding regions in this window:
- a CDS encoding SIS domain-containing protein, yielding MSKYSEMLKFNEQEYRRSAELIREARPIAEKAADEISKKGYKNIFFTAVGGSLAPMLAMGEIAKQLTEIPVFVEQAAELMVRGHKSLGKDSVIITLSKSGDTKETVAIAKWCKENGMDVVCCTKNPDSPLAQASKYVIPMRHENGVEYEYMLLYWFFLRLLKNSGDFVEYDEFAEQLMKLPENLLEAKYKFDPIAKEAAKNYYKEPYMIWIGDGETWGETYLFSMCLLEEMQWLRTKSVTSSEFFHGTLELVEDDVCVFLIKGAGKCRALDDRAERFLKEHTKKLTVIDTMNFTLDGIDEKYRWIIAPTIASTVLVDRLAFHFEDNTKHSLDIRRYYRQFDY
- a CDS encoding SIS domain-containing protein, translated to MKETMLTNIHQEKDVLSKILIEFEEKNRDLIFAISQEKIKNILILATGSSMNSALSIKYFLEKSLDTVVHIEEPFNYYNYEKVDGNIDLIVGISQSGKSASTIKAMEYVQKNTNSKTVVLTSNPTSPITQYTDYVLDLNMGIENVGFVTKGFSATLLNMILFSLYIGKEKGNISLDEFNKKLSTLNKMIELVPTVISKTEKYFERNQKYFKDCERFICIGYGACIGISKEFETKFTETVRYPSQGFELEAYMHGPYLEANKKHCLFYLDCEGFLSERLNSLKNYMQDYVGFSSIIGFGKDKEKDLNFDIEKVDEDLLILLMVIPIQLLSYRIAYLKGVNLEIRIFDDFDNVLKSKI
- a CDS encoding PTS system mannose/fructose/sorbose family transporter subunit IID; protein product: MKTSNNKITDKDLNKAFWRSFSMEFSWNYERQMSLAYTYALIPVLKKLYGDNKEKFIKALKRHLEFFNMTPHIVTLMLGISIAMEKENAESDDFDENSINNIKTALMGPLSGIGDSFFWGTLRLIATGIGTSLSLQGNILGPIIFLLVFNIPHLFIRYIFTKMGYKLGTEFLSRLEKTGTMKKVTYGASILGLIVIGAMTSRMISINIPLTFGEGEGAVVVQNILNDIMPGILPLTSFGIVYYLLGKNVKPLTILLGMAVVGILGSFIGIF
- a CDS encoding PTS sugar transporter subunit IIC; this encodes MITAVLLGIIAFIAQCEYALGTSLICRPIVTGLLTGIVMGDIKAGVIMGATLELAFIGSFSVGGSLPPDVVTGGILAIAFSIASKSGVETVLLLALPIATFSLVMKNLYNGIIIPMLLHKADDYADKGDYKGIERMHLLAGFGLSAMLGIITFIGFYLGGDTVGNLLKMIPSFVQKGLEVATGIIPALGFAMLARLLLNKELVVYLLLGFFVAAYTGIPLTGIAIFGAILAVILVNLSSNGMNVREAVASTQGGDLEDEDF
- a CDS encoding PTS sugar transporter subunit IIB — encoded protein: MILLTRVDHRLLHGQVAFSWTNNIGADCILIANDNVVNDELRKTTMKLAKPQGVKLVIKNIVDSIEAIKSGVTDKYKLFIVVESVKDAYTMAKEIKEIKQINLGGTKAQEGTKNISKAVNIFPEDENMLNELKSSGVEIEIRQVPTDNKIIF
- a CDS encoding PTS mannose transporter subunit IIA; translation: MRFIMATHGNFAKGIKESIELVLGKFENLEALSCYTETNFNLESEIDKILSKYSNEEIIVITDVAGGSVNNGFLQKVGKCKSLHVISGLNLPLMIEILNEQDSYTSAKELILSSLKEIISEIKYCNLEIETAIEDDEF
- a CDS encoding RepB family plasmid replication initiator protein, with the protein product MEKNFGKNNLNLKFEVSYYKKFSKNDHLFKQFLMKTALLLQKNTFTIHQADIEEILTLAHGENFLDFLNKFFMKKIYLKYDILSEENYSLLGIAPILCFSKLENTYTITLTDTFFNIILEKDTHLKKLNLKTLLSFSSSPIQQLYLLLKANKNLVLSLQELKEIFGIENSYERFYDLEKKIILPTILEIENTTSLKIIYKKIKKSDSKNSKIEKIKLSIIDTRISEVLLKKITKHSNNLPLMKKLFYKYANIYPLEYLTKNIEYTLSHYKEEFDSNLIKAIKYNYVENRFKNRIKEYIKIYKLVSNINKKYNSIEEFRDELFNEIRENKIIKLQLGLNLLKFSYSNSPSILNNKLYSAFYTEFNQNNYCFYEDDQWIICGEYNGNNISSKIVIFQKNL
- a CDS encoding PH domain-containing protein, whose product is MLLIKLKEEEMIIAEAQAAHIIPVLMIPKPHPGILYITNKRVSFVPTQGSLHSEFEYSLEEIESFSVGMLNTITLNTKNGKSYKLTGMFNKKLIEGFTKIGIQKI